GCCCAGTGACACCAGCCACCACCGCGCCCAGCGCGCGCCAGCCCTGGAGGGCAGCATGTCTGAGCTGAACTCTGTGCACCCCGACGCGGCCAAGCTCGAGGGGATGCAGCACACGAAGCAGTACGACTTCCGCCTGCCGGAGGACTACTACTACAAGTCCGGCAAGGGCCTCACCAAGGAGGTCGTCGAGAAGATCAGCTACATGAAGGGCGAGCCGGAGTGGATGCTGAAGTTCCGGCTGCGCGCCCTCGAGATCGCCGAGAAGAAGGGCCGCCCCAAGTGGGGCCCCGACCTCAGCGGCCTGAACTTCGACGACATCTACTTCTACGTGCGCCCCAACGAGAAGCAGGGGACCGTGGACTCCTGGGACGAGATCCCCGAGGAGGTCAGGAAGACCTACCAGCGCCTCGGCGTGCCGGAGGCCGAGCAGCGCGCGCTGGCCGGCGTCGGCGCCCAGTACGAGTCCGAGATGGTCTACCACAAGCTCAAGGAGGAGTGGGAGCGGCTCGGCGTCATCTTCCTCGACACCGACACCGGCCTGAAGGAGTACCCCGAGCTGTTCAAGGAGTACTTCGCGACCGTCATCCCGCCGGAGGACAACTACTTCGCGGCCGTGAACTCGGCCGTGTGGTCGGGCGGCTCGTTCGTCTACGTGCCCGAGGGCGTCGAGGTGGCCGTGCCCCTGCAGGCCTACTTCCTCCTCAACGCTCAGAACATCGGCCAGTTCGAGAGGACGCTGATCATCGGCGCGCCCGGCTCCAAGTTCCACTACATCGAGGGCTGCACGGCGCCGGCCTACACCTCGCACTCGTTCCACTCCGGCGTGATCGAGATCGTCTGCCAGGAGGGCTCGCAGGTCCGCTACTCGACGATCCAGAACTGGTCGCACAACGTCTACAACCTCGTCACCCAGCGCGCGCTCGTCCACAAGGACGCCTCGATGGGCTGGCTCGACGGCAACCTCGGCTCGAAGACGACGATGAAGTACCCGAGCTGCTACCTGATCGAGGACGGCGCGCACGGCGAGGTCCTCTCGATCGCGTTCGCGACCGACGGCCAGCACCAGGACGCCGGCTCGAAGATGATCCACGCCGCGCCCCACACGACGTCGTCGGTCGTCAGCAAGTCGATCTCGAAGGGCACGGGCAGGGCCAGCTACCGCGGCCTCGTGCAGATCCACGAGGGAGCCGAGTACGCGCGCTCGAACGTCGAGTGCGACGCGCTGCTCCTCGACGAGCAGGCGCGCACCGACACCTACCCCTACATCGAGATCAACGAGAAGTCGGCGCACGTCGGCCACGAGGCGACCGTCTCGAAGCTCGACGAGGAGCAGATCTTCTACCTCCAGACCCGCGGGCTGAAGGAGGACGAGGCGATGGCGCTCATCGTCCGCGGCTTCCTCGACCCCGTGGCGAAGGAGCTGCCGCTCGAGTACGCCGTG
This DNA window, taken from Trueperaceae bacterium, encodes the following:
- the sufB gene encoding Fe-S cluster assembly protein SufB, whose translation is MSELNSVHPDAAKLEGMQHTKQYDFRLPEDYYYKSGKGLTKEVVEKISYMKGEPEWMLKFRLRALEIAEKKGRPKWGPDLSGLNFDDIYFYVRPNEKQGTVDSWDEIPEEVRKTYQRLGVPEAEQRALAGVGAQYESEMVYHKLKEEWERLGVIFLDTDTGLKEYPELFKEYFATVIPPEDNYFAAVNSAVWSGGSFVYVPEGVEVAVPLQAYFLLNAQNIGQFERTLIIGAPGSKFHYIEGCTAPAYTSHSFHSGVIEIVCQEGSQVRYSTIQNWSHNVYNLVTQRALVHKDASMGWLDGNLGSKTTMKYPSCYLIEDGAHGEVLSIAFATDGQHQDAGSKMIHAAPHTTSSVVSKSISKGTGRASYRGLVQIHEGAEYARSNVECDALLLDEQARTDTYPYIEINEKSAHVGHEATVSKLDEEQIFYLQTRGLKEDEAMALIVRGFLDPVAKELPLEYAVELNRLIELEMEGSVG